The following are from one region of the Bacillota bacterium genome:
- a CDS encoding rubredoxin, with product MAKWRCTVCGFVFDGDNPPERCPKCGAPAEKFEKVDDEKAGLIERSRLSNYLHQKLFTLLEEVKTVGEQGIVDNLDPGCVKIFTEARENAKTIQQMIKAEIQTHIQKGKWG from the coding sequence ATGGCAAAGTGGCGCTGCACCGTATGTGGTTTCGTTTTTGACGGGGATAACCCGCCTGAAAGGTGTCCCAAATGTGGGGCGCCCGCAGAGAAGTTCGAGAAGGTGGATGATGAGAAAGCCGGGTTGATAGAAAGGTCGCGCCTCTCAAACTACCTCCATCAAAAGCTCTTTACTCTGCTCGAGGAGGTCAAGACCGTCGGGGAGCAGGGAATCGTGGATAACCTCGACCCAGGCTGTGTCAAAATCTTTACGGAAGCCCGTGAAAACGCGAAAACCATCCAGCAGATGATCAAGGCCGAGATCCAGACTCACATTCAAAAGGGTAAGTGGGGTTAA
- the miaB gene encoding tRNA (N6-isopentenyl adenosine(37)-C2)-methylthiotransferase MiaB: MQDHRRKYLLQTFGCQMNVHDSETIAGILEKEGYIPTEDPEEADLILFNTCCVRENPERKVYGRAGDLKRLKEKNPGLVIGICGCMVQQEGELEKIREQLPHVDLVFGTHNIHRLPELLHRVEAGLRQAYEVWDVERAEKEDLVEGLPVKREGDLKAWVTIMYGCDNFCSYCIVPYVRGRERSRPLEDIIAEVTELGREGYKEVTLLGQNVNAYGKGLPERIDFADLLAALDGVPGIERIRYTTSHPRDFSLKLIQSIAASRKVCEHFHLPLQAGSDKILRRMNRGYTAQRYLDLVAEIRKHVPDSSITTDLIVGFPGEAEEDFQDTLDMVRKVEFDSAFTFIYSPRRGTAAANMPDQVSEDEKRDRIYRLIAVQNEISLRKNEALRGKTVEVLVEGESETSSALLQGRTRTNKLVLFPGDKDVLYGRLVSVKITEPQTWLLRGELV, from the coding sequence ATGCAGGATCACCGGCGTAAGTACCTTCTCCAGACCTTTGGCTGCCAGATGAACGTCCACGATTCCGAGACCATCGCAGGCATCCTCGAGAAGGAGGGCTATATACCGACCGAGGACCCTGAGGAGGCCGATCTCATACTTTTTAATACATGCTGCGTCAGAGAAAACCCCGAGCGCAAGGTTTATGGGAGGGCCGGCGACCTCAAGCGCCTCAAGGAGAAGAACCCAGGCCTGGTCATAGGGATCTGCGGCTGCATGGTCCAGCAGGAGGGCGAGCTGGAGAAGATCAGGGAGCAGCTCCCCCATGTGGACCTGGTCTTTGGCACCCATAACATTCACCGCCTCCCGGAGCTCCTTCACCGGGTCGAGGCTGGCCTCAGGCAGGCGTATGAGGTCTGGGATGTGGAAAGAGCGGAAAAGGAGGACCTGGTCGAGGGGCTCCCCGTCAAGCGCGAGGGCGACCTCAAGGCATGGGTCACTATCATGTACGGCTGCGACAATTTCTGCTCCTATTGTATAGTGCCCTACGTCAGAGGCCGCGAGAGGAGCAGGCCCCTTGAAGATATCATCGCGGAGGTGACGGAGCTCGGGAGGGAAGGCTACAAGGAGGTAACTCTGCTTGGCCAGAATGTCAACGCCTACGGCAAGGGCCTGCCGGAAAGGATCGACTTCGCCGACCTGCTGGCGGCGCTGGATGGCGTCCCAGGTATAGAGCGGATTCGTTACACAACATCACACCCGCGCGATTTTTCATTAAAGCTCATTCAGTCGATCGCGGCATCCCGCAAGGTCTGCGAGCATTTCCACCTGCCCCTCCAGGCCGGCAGCGATAAGATACTGCGCAGGATGAATAGGGGCTACACCGCGCAGAGGTATCTGGACCTCGTCGCCGAGATAAGGAAGCATGTGCCGGACTCGAGCATCACCACCGACTTGATAGTTGGGTTCCCCGGCGAGGCGGAGGAGGATTTCCAGGATACGCTTGACATGGTCCGCAAGGTCGAATTTGATTCGGCCTTCACATTCATCTACTCGCCGCGGCGCGGCACGGCTGCCGCGAATATGCCCGACCAGGTGTCCGAGGACGAAAAGCGTGATCGCATCTACCGCCTCATCGCGGTCCAAAACGAGATAAGCCTGAGAAAGAACGAGGCGCTCCGGGGCAAGACCGTCGAGGTGCTCGTCGAGGGCGAGAGCGAGACCAGCTCGGCGCTCCTGCAGGGCCGCACCCGGACAAATAAGCTCGTTCTCTTCCCAGGCGACAAGGACGTCCTTTATGGCAGGCTCGTGAGCGTGAAGATAACCGAGCCACAGACGTGGCTTCTCAGGGGAGAGCTGGTATGA
- the ytxC gene encoding putative sporulation protein YtxC, with the protein MRKGVIFMEVVSIGTQNHIDRLRQCFEQELPLFARDGINIALTEKAKGRLRFLAFDVPETVAPGNRDLNLMVRRWIAQVLARAIVHDMQKAFTLAILRERYKSFNDSELAQIADDTVQMMQEQEQEQEDGSAKEQVSEIAAKLLDYLNANNELVLEGFMRFRLKEYYAGLRSAVDRAVDNFMVEREYREFIRLLKYFVDIQEPKIDEVHVIIRPNGAFRLLDSRYRVIENDYLEGFIADLGSDDVDYEDLLISALITVAPARVILHFDETRAVVETIVGVFEDKVSMCPGCPLCSSSATNSRGRLDNV; encoded by the coding sequence GTGAGAAAGGGCGTGATCTTCATGGAGGTCGTTTCTATCGGGACTCAGAATCACATCGACAGGCTTCGCCAGTGTTTTGAACAGGAACTACCACTCTTCGCCAGAGATGGCATAAATATCGCTCTAACCGAGAAGGCAAAGGGAAGGCTGAGATTCCTTGCTTTCGACGTGCCCGAAACGGTCGCGCCCGGTAATCGAGACCTGAACCTCATGGTCAGGAGATGGATAGCCCAGGTTCTTGCCAGGGCGATCGTACATGATATGCAAAAAGCGTTCACGCTTGCTATATTGAGGGAACGCTACAAGAGCTTCAATGATTCGGAGCTTGCTCAGATAGCCGATGATACTGTGCAGATGATGCAGGAGCAGGAACAAGAACAGGAAGATGGATCGGCGAAGGAGCAGGTCAGCGAGATTGCGGCAAAGCTGCTTGATTACCTTAATGCCAATAACGAGCTCGTGCTCGAGGGCTTTATGCGGTTCAGGCTTAAGGAGTATTACGCCGGACTGCGGAGCGCGGTTGATAGAGCCGTGGATAACTTCATGGTCGAGCGAGAATACAGGGAGTTCATCCGGCTCCTTAAGTATTTCGTCGATATCCAGGAGCCGAAGATTGACGAAGTGCACGTGATAATCCGGCCAAATGGCGCTTTCCGGCTGCTGGATTCGAGATACAGGGTTATAGAGAATGACTATCTCGAAGGCTTCATCGCAGATCTTGGTTCAGACGATGTAGACTACGAGGACCTGCTCATAAGCGCCCTTATAACCGTCGCGCCGGCCAGGGTCATCCTGCATTTCGATGAAACCAGGGCGGTGGTTGAAACCATCGTGGGGGTGTTCGAGGATAAGGTCTCGATGTGCCCGGGCTGCCCGCTATGCTCATCCTCGGCCACCAATTCCAGGGGCAGGCTTGACAACGTCTAG
- a CDS encoding YigZ family protein → MRQGYPPQGKSQRQSRGQSYTTVLGAATAEIVVRKSRFIATIAHVESEAEAMRFIGRVKEDHRDATHNVYAFRIGHAGEIERQSDDGEPGGTAGKPVLEALRRERDGLTNIAAVVTRYFGGILLGANGLVRAYSQAAKAGLDRAQVVTYVPACVVLLLVDYQTSGKLESFLRSGGYPVIGASYGKGVALEVAISRDDLHNLAGRVADISAGRGTVSVTRETFWPMAPDGRLCSIPGRSLLRPQDDPG, encoded by the coding sequence ATGAGACAGGGATACCCGCCGCAGGGGAAATCGCAGAGACAATCGCGGGGACAATCGTATACAACGGTCCTTGGAGCCGCCACAGCCGAGATCGTCGTTAGGAAATCGAGATTCATAGCCACAATCGCCCATGTCGAATCCGAGGCCGAGGCCATGCGCTTTATCGGCCGTGTCAAGGAGGATCACAGGGATGCGACCCACAATGTGTATGCCTTCAGGATCGGCCACGCAGGGGAAATCGAGAGACAGAGCGACGACGGCGAGCCCGGAGGCACGGCCGGCAAGCCCGTTCTTGAGGCCCTGAGGCGGGAGCGGGATGGCCTGACCAATATTGCGGCTGTAGTGACCCGCTACTTCGGCGGCATCCTCCTCGGCGCAAATGGACTCGTCCGTGCATACAGCCAGGCCGCGAAGGCCGGGCTCGACAGGGCGCAGGTCGTGACCTATGTCCCGGCGTGCGTGGTGCTCCTGTTGGTTGATTACCAGACATCTGGAAAGCTCGAGAGCTTCCTGCGCTCCGGGGGCTATCCTGTCATCGGCGCATCCTATGGCAAGGGCGTGGCCCTCGAGGTCGCCATCTCGCGAGATGACCTCCACAACCTCGCAGGCAGGGTCGCGGATATCTCAGCAGGCAGGGGAACCGTCAGCGTCACCCGCGAGACGTTCTGGCCCATGGCTCCCGACGGGCGACTCTGCTCGATTCCCGGACGCTCACTTCTCAGGCCCCAGGATGATCCGGGCTAG
- a CDS encoding NAD(P)/FAD-dependent oxidoreductase has translation MMRYIIVGGGVAGVNAAKVLRDEDSEGDITIISGEPRLPYLRPQFIDESSWEGLVSGPLQDKSSILLKECYRERRIFKSSVKNSG, from the coding sequence ATGATGAGATATATTATAGTGGGTGGCGGTGTTGCTGGTGTCAATGCTGCGAAAGTGCTGCGCGACGAGGACTCGGAGGGCGATATAACTATCATCTCAGGCGAACCGCGGCTCCCGTATCTGCGACCGCAGTTTATTGACGAAAGTAGCTGGGAGGGATTGGTGTCCGGCCCCCTGCAGGATAAAAGCTCTATCCTCCTGAAGGAATGCTACCGGGAGCGTCGAATTTTTAAATCATCGGTAAAGAATTCCGGATAG
- a CDS encoding dihydrodipicolinate synthase family protein yields MGKLEGVICPLVTPLDEEERVDEWDVRSLVEHVIGGGVSVIFPLGSMGEGILLAEEEKGRLVEIVVDQARGRVPVMVGVADTSTERIIRNAKRARALGADGIVISAPCYFGIGRQEEVVDFHRRVLDSVDLPALLYYLPGRTHTFMTIDTIVELSEDPRVLGIKDSCGDFTFFRRLVAAMEGREDFSVFQGNEWVFDASLLVGADGIAPGVSSLVPRLCHELFIAGKSGDISEARRLQVKLLRIFDIYGANAETWAAGMKEALRAAGICKTANPARPFVALDDAGLRGVRDVLEREGILESQQL; encoded by the coding sequence ATGGGGAAACTTGAAGGCGTCATCTGTCCCCTTGTTACCCCGCTGGATGAGGAGGAGAGGGTTGATGAGTGGGATGTCAGGAGCCTGGTCGAGCATGTGATCGGTGGCGGGGTCTCGGTGATCTTCCCGCTGGGCAGCATGGGAGAGGGCATACTGCTTGCTGAGGAAGAAAAAGGGCGTTTGGTCGAAATCGTTGTAGATCAGGCGCGGGGTAGGGTGCCGGTGATGGTTGGCGTCGCCGATACCTCGACGGAGAGGATTATCAGGAACGCCAAGCGCGCCAGGGCTTTGGGCGCTGATGGAATTGTGATTTCGGCACCCTGCTATTTCGGGATCGGGAGGCAGGAGGAGGTAGTCGATTTTCACAGGAGGGTCCTGGATAGCGTTGACCTGCCTGCGCTGCTTTACTACCTGCCGGGCCGCACCCACACCTTTATGACGATCGATACCATCGTTGAGCTCAGTGAAGACCCGCGCGTCCTCGGAATCAAGGATAGCTGCGGTGACTTCACGTTTTTCCGGCGTCTCGTGGCCGCCATGGAGGGGAGGGAGGACTTCTCGGTTTTCCAGGGTAACGAGTGGGTGTTCGATGCATCGCTCTTGGTTGGCGCCGACGGGATTGCCCCGGGGGTTTCGAGCCTGGTGCCACGCCTCTGCCATGAGCTCTTTATTGCGGGGAAGTCCGGCGATATCAGCGAGGCTCGAAGGCTGCAGGTAAAGCTACTGAGAATCTTTGATATCTATGGCGCAAATGCAGAGACGTGGGCCGCGGGCATGAAGGAGGCTCTGAGAGCGGCGGGCATATGCAAGACGGCCAATCCCGCGAGGCCCTTTGTCGCACTGGATGATGCCGGGCTCAGGGGGGTGCGGGACGTCCTTGAGCGTGAGGGAATACTCGAAAGCCAGCAGTTATAG